One stretch of Manis pentadactyla isolate mManPen7 chromosome 10, mManPen7.hap1, whole genome shotgun sequence DNA includes these proteins:
- the LOC130685119 gene encoding olfactory receptor 6C75-like encodes MRNYTKVTDFILLGLTNDPQWQVVLFIFLLVTYMLSVTGNLIIINLTLSDAHLQTPMYFFLRNFSFLEISFTSVCIPRFLVTITTGDRTISFSGCVAQLFFFILLGVTEFYLLAAMSYDHYVAICKPLHYRTIMSSRACLLLVLSSWLAGFLIIFPPIVLLLQLDFCASNVIDHFICDSSPILQLSCTNTRFLELMAFFLAVVTLMVTLTLIILSYTIIVWTVLRIPSSSQRKKAFSTCSSHMIVVSLSYGSCIFMYIKPSARERVTLSKGVAVLNTSVAPLLNPFIYTLINQQVKLAFKNMVQRMTFPSNK; translated from the coding sequence ATGAGAAATTACACAAAAGTAacagattttattcttcttggacTGACAAATGACCCACAGTGGCAGGTTGTacttttcatatttcttcttGTTACCTACATGCTAAGTGTGACTGGGAACCTGATCATTATCAACCTCACCCTTTCTGATGCCCATCTGCAGACTCCAATGTATTTCTTCCTTCGAAACTTCTCATTCCTAGAAATATCGTTCACATCTGTCTGCATTCCCAGATTCCTTGTCACTATCACAACAGGAGACAGAACCATTTCCTTTAGCGGTTGTGTGGCTCagctgtttttcttcattttattgggGGTGACAGAATTTTACCTTCTAgctgccatgtcctatgaccattatgtggccatctgcaaacctcTGCATTACAGGACCATCATGAGCAGCAGAGCCTGTCTTCTTCTTGTCTTAAGTTCATGGCTTGCAGGATTCCTGATCATCTTTCCTCCAATAGTCCTGCTGCTGCAGTTGGATTTTTGTGCCTCCAATGTAATCGATCACTTTATCTGTGACTCTTCTCCAATTCTGCAGCTTTCTTGCACAAACACTCGCTTTCTAGAACTCATGGCATTTTTTTTAGCTGTGGTGACACTTATGGTCACATTAACACTAATAATTCTCTCTTACACAATTATTGTCTGGACAGTTCTGAGAATTCCTTCCTCGAGTCAAAGGAAAAAAGCCTTTTCCACTTGTTCCTCCCACATGATAGTCGTCTCCCTCTCTTACGGCAGCTGCATCTTCATGTACATTAAGCCTTCAGCAAGGGAAAGAGTGACTTTAAGCAAAGGAGTAGCTGTGCTCAATACCTCAGTGGCTCCTCTCTTAAATCCTTTCATATATACACTGATAAATCAGCAAGTGAAGCTAGCCTTTAAGAACATGGTCCAGAGAATGACCTTTCCTTCAAATAAATGA